The Fortiea contorta PCC 7126 genome has a segment encoding these proteins:
- a CDS encoding DNA-directed RNA polymerase subunit omega, with product MLKRSKFETTQSQIMHRAEDLIGAASNRYRITVQVANRAKRRRYEDFESAEDAMMKPVLRAIIEMSDELTQPEIIGEM from the coding sequence ATGCTAAAGCGTTCTAAGTTCGAGACAACTCAGTCTCAAATCATGCACCGTGCTGAGGATTTAATTGGCGCAGCTTCCAATCGCTACCGCATTACGGTTCAAGTAGCAAATCGAGCCAAGCGTCGGCGCTATGAAGACTTTGAGAGCGCAGAAGATGCCATGATGAAACCAGTACTCAGGGCAATTATTGAGATGTCTGATGAATTAACACAGCCAGAAATTATCGGCGAAATGTAA
- a CDS encoding tetratricopeptide repeat protein has translation MGAAEALEYVDKLVFLKTGEHLDKVKTIIFCKFWEDEKQTYDGIAKDFGYSGAHLKSVGADLWGLLTEVLGEKEKVNKLNFQMVVLGYWKAEQTQTTLPPPNPPSEHAPPENSDFNFVGRDRAIAEMQTLVSDGAKVILIQGKGGVGKTTLARKYFKTQGFDFLDLWMPQEKENIVPAESVVEEWLRGDFHEEPGREFGINLKRLQRKLRDGTKKIGVLIDRLESALDKNGRIIGSCRSYVELLRVLCDPAVQSVTLITSRERLHEAGVDDSFYLLEGLDESAWRQFFTSRHIHAQTNALDEMHKAFGGNAMAMQIISGVIKKEFAGNADIYWRENRDDLLIERPLSNLIAGQFDRLELLDNDAYRLLCRLGCYRYQEMTHVSFQGLQCLLWDVTEQQARRVIKSLSERCLVECRKDKYWLHPVICAEAIARLGQNGEWQVANRKAAEYWTNSVTKVESSQNALMALQAYHHYIEIGDFEEAANVIISGRDNKWDQKLPLGVLFNRFGLLEKLISIIKPLINQLKSEYHLSTLRTMLGRAYHQTGNLSLAISSHQNSQSIADQQEIFQERISSRFNLGLCYIDLWEIEQAKEIFELVNNLAQTDENYYQYVVYSQCCLAYINSSMGMMTDAIAIQQEAEKGFSHKKLTSWGAGTSLLFSSHTYKNLGHIETALEICHQAIAHCENNQFTSLKARAVSCLASLYREQGNFDLALEKHSEAIKSMDKLSDKCSLAKAYYQLALTYQKMGKVIESQKSFHDSIQLFYEMQAPRQVEKVKAAM, from the coding sequence ATGGGTGCCGCAGAAGCCTTGGAGTATGTTGACAAATTAGTTTTTCTGAAGACAGGAGAACATTTAGACAAGGTTAAAACAATAATTTTTTGTAAATTCTGGGAAGATGAAAAGCAAACTTACGATGGGATTGCTAAAGATTTTGGTTACTCAGGCGCACATCTGAAGTCAGTAGGGGCTGATTTGTGGGGTCTACTGACGGAGGTGTTGGGGGAGAAGGAGAAAGTCAACAAATTAAACTTTCAAATGGTGGTACTAGGATATTGGAAAGCCGAACAGACACAAACCACTCTACCACCACCCAATCCCCCTAGCGAGCACGCACCACCAGAGAACTCAGATTTTAACTTTGTGGGACGCGATCGCGCAATAGCCGAGATGCAAACCCTGGTCAGTGATGGCGCTAAAGTCATTCTCATCCAAGGAAAGGGTGGTGTGGGGAAAACAACTTTGGCCCGTAAATATTTTAAAACCCAAGGGTTTGATTTTTTAGACCTATGGATGCCGCAGGAAAAAGAAAATATCGTTCCTGCGGAAAGTGTGGTCGAGGAATGGTTGCGGGGAGACTTTCACGAAGAACCGGGGAGAGAATTTGGAATCAATCTCAAGCGATTACAGCGGAAGTTACGGGACGGAACCAAAAAAATTGGGGTGTTGATTGATCGTTTGGAATCTGCGCTTGATAAAAATGGGCGGATTATCGGCTCTTGTCGCTCTTATGTAGAGTTGTTGAGAGTCCTCTGTGATCCTGCAGTGCAATCAGTTACACTCATTACCAGTCGGGAGCGTCTCCATGAAGCCGGCGTTGATGACAGTTTCTATCTTCTTGAGGGTTTGGATGAATCTGCTTGGAGACAATTTTTTACCAGTCGCCACATTCATGCTCAGACAAATGCTTTAGATGAAATGCATAAAGCCTTTGGCGGTAACGCTATGGCGATGCAAATTATTAGCGGTGTAATTAAAAAAGAGTTTGCGGGGAATGCAGATATTTATTGGCGAGAAAACAGGGATGATTTATTAATTGAAAGACCACTGAGTAATTTAATTGCTGGTCAATTTGACCGTTTAGAACTATTAGATAATGATGCCTATCGGCTGCTATGTCGTTTGGGATGTTATCGTTATCAAGAAATGACTCATGTAAGCTTTCAAGGATTGCAATGCTTGTTGTGGGACGTAACAGAACAGCAAGCACGGAGAGTAATTAAATCTTTATCTGAACGCTGTTTGGTAGAATGTCGCAAGGATAAATATTGGTTGCATCCAGTGATTTGTGCAGAAGCGATCGCCCGTTTGGGACAAAACGGTGAATGGCAAGTTGCTAACCGCAAAGCAGCAGAATACTGGACTAATAGTGTGACTAAAGTTGAAAGTTCTCAAAATGCTTTAATGGCGTTACAAGCCTACCATCATTATATAGAAATTGGTGATTTTGAAGAAGCTGCTAATGTCATTATCAGTGGTCGAGATAATAAATGGGATCAAAAATTACCCTTGGGTGTATTGTTTAACAGATTTGGTTTATTGGAAAAACTAATTTCGATAATTAAACCTTTAATAAATCAACTCAAATCTGAATATCATTTGAGTACACTACGTACTATGCTGGGAAGGGCATATCACCAAACAGGTAATTTGAGTTTAGCGATTAGCTCTCACCAAAATTCCCAATCAATTGCTGACCAACAGGAAATTTTTCAAGAGAGAATATCGAGCAGATTTAATTTAGGTCTTTGTTATATAGACTTGTGGGAAATTGAGCAAGCAAAAGAGATTTTTGAATTAGTGAACAACTTAGCACAAACAGACGAAAACTATTACCAATATGTGGTTTATAGTCAGTGTTGCTTGGCTTATATCAATTCGTCTATGGGCATGATGACAGATGCGATCGCTATCCAGCAAGAAGCAGAAAAAGGATTTTCTCACAAAAAATTAACTTCTTGGGGCGCAGGAACTAGCTTATTATTTAGTAGTCATACTTATAAAAATTTAGGTCATATAGAAACTGCACTGGAGATTTGTCATCAAGCGATCGCTCATTGTGAAAATAATCAGTTTACCTCTTTAAAAGCCAGAGCAGTATCCTGTCTAGCCTCCCTATACCGTGAACAAGGAAACTTTGATTTAGCTCTAGAGAAGCATTCTGAAGCAATTAAAAGTATGGATAAGCTTTCTGATAAATGCAGTTTAGCTAAAGCGTACTATCAACTAGCTTTAACTTATCAAAAAATGGGCAAAGTTATCGAGAGTCAAAAAAGTTTTCATGATTCTATTCAGCTTTTTTATGAAATGCAAGCACCCAGACAAGTGGAGAAAGTGAAAGCAGCAATGTGA
- a CDS encoding fasciclin domain-containing protein, which yields MADIVDIAVSADSFKTLVTAVQAAGLVETLKSPGPFTVFAPNDDAFAKLPPGTIQTLVQNIPQLTRILTYHVVPGRLLQADLAKLGTVISVEGSPIKIDCADGFEVKNATVLAADIIADNGVIHVIDTVILMG from the coding sequence ATGGCTGATATTGTGGATATTGCCGTTAGTGCTGACTCTTTCAAAACTCTGGTGACAGCTGTACAAGCGGCTGGTTTAGTAGAGACATTAAAAAGCCCTGGCCCTTTCACTGTTTTTGCACCCAATGACGATGCTTTTGCTAAGTTACCGCCAGGAACTATTCAAACTCTAGTGCAAAATATTCCTCAATTAACGAGAATTTTAACATATCATGTAGTCCCAGGAAGACTGTTACAGGCTGATTTAGCCAAACTTGGTACTGTAATTTCAGTTGAAGGTTCACCCATTAAAATTGATTGCGCTGATGGCTTTGAAGTCAAAAATGCCACTGTCTTAGCAGCGGATATCATAGCTGATAATGGTGTGATTCATGTAATTGATACAGTAATTTTGATGGGTTAA
- a CDS encoding glycoside hydrolase family 13 protein, with protein sequence MQIQTPDWVKHAVFYQIFPDRFAQSKQSRKRLLHQARWEDWEAMPTLQGYKGGDLWGILEGLDYIEKLGINAIYFTPIFQSASNHRYHTHDYYQVDPLLGGNEAFKELLEAAHKRNIKVVLDGVFNHASRGFFFFHDVLENGPYSPWVNWFKITDWPLAPYTGELPANYEGWAGNRALPVFNHDNPEVKEYIMEIAEYWLKFGIDGWRLDVPFEVKTPGFWQEFRQRVKAINPEAYIVGEVWGDSRQWLDGTQFDGVMNYLFAGPTIAFAAGDRVVLDQVQSRDYQPYPPLFAAEYAAKIQEVLQLYPWEIQLTQLNLLASHDTARLLTIAGGDKPSIELATLLLLTFPGAPSIYYGDEVGLPGGIDPDSRRGFPLEANWDQEIFTTHRQLINLRQTHPALRVGDYQVLFAQGALYIFARTLATEELIIAVNVGTAPAKANVDLANLRTQPQQLLYGNAELELEADTKQLTLTLPPRTGCILGVS encoded by the coding sequence ATGCAAATTCAAACACCAGATTGGGTTAAACACGCGGTTTTCTACCAAATTTTCCCAGACCGCTTTGCTCAAAGTAAACAATCGCGCAAACGGCTATTACACCAAGCTCGGTGGGAAGATTGGGAAGCTATGCCCACACTCCAAGGTTACAAAGGCGGCGATTTGTGGGGCATTCTCGAAGGATTAGACTACATAGAAAAGCTGGGAATTAATGCTATTTACTTCACCCCCATTTTTCAATCAGCGAGCAATCACCGCTATCACACCCATGATTATTATCAGGTTGACCCGCTACTTGGTGGTAATGAAGCTTTTAAAGAATTACTAGAAGCCGCCCACAAACGAAATATTAAAGTCGTGCTGGATGGCGTATTTAATCATGCGAGTAGAGGTTTTTTCTTCTTCCATGACGTGTTAGAAAATGGCCCCTATTCACCTTGGGTAAATTGGTTCAAAATCACAGATTGGCCTCTAGCTCCCTATACTGGGGAATTACCAGCCAACTATGAAGGTTGGGCAGGCAATCGTGCCCTACCAGTATTTAACCACGACAACCCAGAAGTCAAAGAATACATCATGGAAATTGCCGAATATTGGCTTAAATTCGGCATCGACGGTTGGCGGTTAGATGTGCCATTCGAGGTGAAAACACCGGGTTTTTGGCAAGAATTTCGCCAACGAGTCAAAGCCATTAACCCCGAAGCTTATATTGTGGGCGAAGTTTGGGGAGATTCTCGCCAGTGGTTGGATGGAACCCAATTTGACGGCGTGATGAATTATCTGTTTGCTGGGCCGACAATTGCTTTTGCAGCTGGCGATCGCGTAGTCTTAGACCAAGTACAAAGCCGTGATTATCAACCATACCCACCCTTATTTGCGGCTGAGTACGCTGCCAAAATTCAAGAAGTATTGCAACTATATCCTTGGGAAATACAACTCACTCAATTAAACTTACTAGCCAGTCATGATACAGCTAGATTACTGACCATTGCAGGTGGTGATAAACCCAGCATCGAACTCGCAACCTTACTATTACTCACCTTTCCCGGTGCTCCCAGCATCTACTATGGTGATGAAGTCGGCTTACCCGGTGGTATAGATCCAGACTCGCGCCGTGGCTTCCCCTTAGAGGCTAACTGGGATCAGGAAATCTTCACCACTCACCGCCAATTAATTAATCTGCGTCAAACTCACCCCGCTTTACGCGTAGGTGATTATCAAGTCCTCTTTGCTCAAGGAGCACTTTATATCTTTGCGCGCACTTTAGCAACAGAGGAATTAATCATTGCGGTCAATGTAGGGACAGCACCAGCCAAAGCGAATGTAGATTTAGCAAATCTGCGTACTCAACCCCAGCAACTTTTATATGGCAATGCTGAATTAGAGTTGGAAGCAGACACTAAGCAATTAACCTTAACTCTCCCTCCCCGCACAGGTTGCATTCTCGGAGTCAGTTAA
- a CDS encoding DUF1818 family protein: protein MERLVKTGPGWRLGWNPNAPEFKGLVGTDDWAVELTEAELDEFCRLLTQLASTIKQLASELMAEEKIACEVESDLLWMEVEGYAHAYSLRFILNTGRSTEGRWHPEAVEGLLQAAATLKVF from the coding sequence ATGGAACGTCTAGTTAAAACCGGGCCCGGTTGGCGTCTCGGTTGGAACCCCAACGCACCAGAATTTAAAGGACTAGTGGGCACAGACGATTGGGCGGTAGAATTAACGGAGGCTGAACTAGACGAATTTTGTCGCCTGTTAACTCAACTCGCCAGCACCATCAAGCAATTAGCAAGCGAATTGATGGCAGAAGAAAAAATTGCTTGCGAAGTTGAAAGCGATTTATTATGGATGGAGGTAGAAGGTTATGCCCACGCCTACAGTCTGCGCTTTATCCTCAATACAGGGCGCTCAACGGAAGGTAGATGGCATCCTGAAGCTGTAGAGGGTTTGCTACAAGCCGCAGCGACACTCAAAGTTTTTTGA
- a CDS encoding putative 2-dehydropantoate 2-reductase produces MSERRYAIIGTGALGGFYGAKLQRAGLDVHFLLNTDYEHVSKSGLVIESKDGDFRLPQVNAYGDANKMPRCDVVVVALKTTQNHLLPQMLPPVVKDGGVVLVLQNGLDVEEEIAQIVRNVNIIGGLCFLCSNKIAPGKIHHLAYGQITLGEYLPDYNPAGMTNTMRQIADDFERAGIAIELAKDLLLARWKKLVWNIPYNGLSVILNAQTDELMADFYTRNLVEQLMYEVIIGAESCGRVIPDSFISRMLEYTVKMEPYRTSMKIDYDERRPLEVETIFGNPLRRAQAVGVNLPQINCIYQQLKFLDHRR; encoded by the coding sequence ATGTCCGAGCGTAGGTACGCAATTATAGGAACAGGTGCATTAGGCGGGTTTTATGGCGCCAAATTGCAGAGGGCTGGTCTTGATGTGCATTTTTTACTGAACACTGATTATGAACATGTCAGTAAATCTGGTTTAGTCATCGAGTCTAAAGACGGTGACTTCAGGCTTCCCCAAGTGAACGCCTACGGTGATGCGAATAAAATGCCACGATGTGATGTGGTGGTTGTGGCTTTGAAGACGACGCAAAACCATTTATTACCACAGATGTTACCTCCTGTGGTTAAGGATGGTGGGGTGGTATTGGTGTTGCAAAATGGATTGGATGTAGAAGAGGAAATTGCACAAATAGTCCGCAATGTCAATATTATCGGGGGATTGTGCTTTCTATGCTCGAATAAAATAGCGCCGGGAAAAATTCACCACCTCGCTTATGGACAAATTACGTTGGGAGAGTATCTCCCTGACTACAATCCAGCGGGTATGACAAACACGATGCGGCAAATTGCTGATGATTTTGAAAGGGCTGGTATTGCGATAGAATTGGCGAAAGACTTGCTATTGGCGCGATGGAAAAAACTTGTGTGGAATATTCCCTACAATGGGCTGTCTGTGATTCTCAACGCGCAAACTGATGAATTAATGGCAGATTTTTACACTCGCAACTTAGTTGAGCAGTTGATGTATGAAGTGATTATTGGGGCTGAAAGTTGCGGAAGGGTAATTCCTGATAGTTTCATTTCGAGGATGCTCGAATATACAGTGAAAATGGAGCCTTATCGCACCAGCATGAAAATTGATTATGATGAACGCCGTCCTTTGGAGGTAGAAACAATTTTTGGTAATCCATTACGGAGAGCGCAAGCGGTAGGTGTGAATTTACCCCAAATTAACTGTATATATCAGCAGTTGAAGTTTTTAGATCACAGAAGATAA
- a CDS encoding fasciclin domain-containing protein: protein MPDLVETAVNAGNFNTLLKAAEAVQLLETLKSPGQFTLFAPTDEAFAKLPEGSLDALLEDISKLKKIVAYHVAFGDVRSDDLKQIDEAQTMEGSVIAIESVDGGIKVNDAHVVTTDILTDNGVIHVIDEVLMPAMVAGGRG, encoded by the coding sequence ATGCCTGATCTTGTGGAAACTGCCGTCAATGCGGGAAATTTTAACACGTTGCTCAAAGCTGCTGAAGCTGTGCAACTATTGGAAACTCTCAAGAGTCCTGGTCAATTTACACTTTTTGCACCTACTGATGAAGCTTTTGCGAAATTGCCAGAGGGAAGTTTAGATGCGCTACTGGAGGATATTTCTAAACTGAAGAAGATTGTCGCATATCATGTAGCTTTTGGGGATGTCAGGTCTGATGATTTAAAGCAGATTGATGAGGCGCAGACTATGGAAGGGTCTGTTATCGCTATTGAGTCAGTTGATGGTGGAATTAAGGTGAATGATGCTCATGTCGTTACCACCGATATTTTGACAGATAACGGGGTAATTCACGTGATTGATGAGGTTTTGATGCCTGCGATGGTTGCTGGGGGTAGGGGTTAG